The following are from one region of the Advenella mimigardefordensis DPN7 genome:
- a CDS encoding outer membrane lipoprotein carrier protein LolA produces MPFMPAIKSLFFLSRLTFLLVLTLLCHAAQAFSLQDLQQQLAAHQTVQGDVQQKRFLRSLEQPLLSQGSFVMAADKGLLWETRSPIASVIRITPKGMMHQDSAGQWQPLQQQGAGSQTQIRLFMDLLSGNTRSLSGQFTQTLQGDAQDWTLTLDPTSSVLKQIFQRITIRGARSIEQVTLAETQGDRTEILFSNVRINQPLPADAQHALEP; encoded by the coding sequence ATGCCTTTTATGCCTGCCATCAAGTCCCTCTTCTTCCTGTCACGCCTGACTTTCCTGCTGGTTCTGACCCTGCTGTGCCATGCGGCACAGGCCTTTTCGCTGCAAGACCTGCAACAGCAACTGGCGGCCCATCAGACGGTACAGGGCGACGTGCAGCAAAAACGTTTCCTGCGCTCACTTGAACAACCGCTACTGAGCCAGGGCAGCTTTGTCATGGCAGCCGACAAGGGCCTGCTTTGGGAAACGCGCAGCCCGATAGCCAGCGTGATTCGCATCACACCGAAGGGCATGATGCACCAGGACAGTGCAGGACAGTGGCAGCCACTGCAACAACAAGGGGCAGGCAGCCAAACCCAGATCCGGCTCTTCATGGATCTGCTGTCGGGCAACACCCGCAGCCTATCGGGACAATTTACACAAACCCTGCAGGGCGACGCCCAGGACTGGACCCTGACGCTGGACCCGACGTCGTCGGTGTTAAAGCAGATTTTCCAGCGCATTACGATCCGCGGCGCACGCTCGATCGAACAGGTGACGCTGGCTGAGACCCAGGGCGACAGGACGGAGATCCTGTTTTCCAATGTGCGCATCAATCAACCCCTGCCTGCTGACGCCCAACATGCGCTGGAACCCTGA
- a CDS encoding acyl-CoA thioesterase, with protein MTKHPGLSICVPMTVPFFDVDALHIVWHGHYVKYLEIARCALLDKLGYNYDTMRAAGYAWPVVTMQLKYVRPAVFGQKILIDAHIREWESRLRIAYLITDADSGERLTQAETTQVAVLLETREMQFETPQDWQHIIRQVMQSET; from the coding sequence ATGACTAAGCACCCGGGCCTGAGCATTTGCGTGCCTATGACCGTTCCGTTTTTCGATGTGGATGCGCTGCACATCGTCTGGCACGGACATTACGTGAAATATCTGGAAATTGCCCGCTGCGCCCTGCTCGACAAACTGGGTTACAACTACGATACCATGCGTGCTGCCGGCTATGCCTGGCCGGTGGTGACCATGCAACTGAAATATGTACGTCCCGCCGTCTTTGGTCAGAAGATATTGATCGATGCCCACATTCGCGAATGGGAGTCGCGCCTGCGCATTGCGTATTTGATTACCGACGCAGACTCGGGGGAGCGCCTGACCCAGGCCGAAACCACTCAGGTGGCGGTATTGCTGGAAACCCGCGAAATGCAATTCGAGACCCCGCAAGACTGGCAACACATCATTCGCCAGGTCATGCAGTCAGAAACCTGA
- a CDS encoding LpxL/LpxP family acyltransferase translates to MSEHWATKQERGNLFVLRLLARLIRYCPMWLLAILSRLVVLYFFVTSPAERRNIARYQQHLQSWSGKSDLLPAFAPVYRQFVAFGQALVDRFAVWQGRLRYEHIVVEDPDGIHKQMLYAQGRGQILICSHLGNTEISRALVSHHKGLVLNILIHSKHARKYNAVMADLGADNDIRLLQVTELDIDTMMMLQQRVDNGEWIAIAADREPVRGEKVVPVSFLGETVAFPQGPWLMAGLLKASVNTLFCIRQQGRYALHIKRMSDRIQWTRHDRDEVIRLWVQRYAQQLEQVCVKAPLQWFNFYDFWKHND, encoded by the coding sequence ATGAGTGAACATTGGGCCACCAAACAGGAACGTGGCAATCTTTTTGTGCTCAGGCTGCTTGCCCGGCTGATCCGATACTGCCCCATGTGGCTGCTGGCCATTCTGTCCCGTTTGGTCGTACTGTACTTTTTCGTGACCTCGCCCGCCGAGCGGCGCAATATTGCCCGGTATCAGCAACATTTACAGTCATGGTCGGGCAAGTCCGATCTGCTGCCTGCCTTTGCGCCGGTTTACCGGCAGTTTGTTGCTTTCGGGCAGGCGCTGGTTGATCGTTTTGCGGTCTGGCAGGGCCGGTTGCGCTACGAGCATATCGTTGTTGAAGACCCCGATGGCATTCACAAGCAAATGCTCTATGCACAGGGCCGCGGCCAGATACTGATCTGCTCGCATCTGGGCAATACCGAAATCAGTCGCGCCCTGGTGTCGCATCACAAGGGCCTCGTGCTCAATATCCTGATTCACAGCAAACATGCCCGGAAGTACAACGCGGTGATGGCCGACCTGGGCGCCGACAACGATATCCGCCTGTTGCAGGTGACCGAACTGGACATCGATACCATGATGATGCTGCAACAACGGGTGGACAATGGGGAATGGATTGCCATTGCGGCGGACCGCGAACCTGTGCGTGGCGAAAAAGTGGTCCCGGTCTCATTCCTGGGCGAGACCGTTGCCTTCCCGCAGGGGCCCTGGCTCATGGCCGGGCTGCTCAAGGCCAGCGTCAATACGCTGTTCTGCATTCGCCAGCAGGGTCGCTACGCCCTGCATATCAAACGCATGAGCGATCGTATTCAGTGGACGCGCCATGACCGCGATGAAGTAATCCGCTTGTGGGTGCAGCGCTACGCGCAACAACTGGAACAGGTATGCGTCAAAGCGCCGCTGCAATGGTTCAATTTCTATGATTTCTGGAAGCACAATGACTAA
- a CDS encoding beta-ketoacyl-ACP synthase, translated as MRSYLSPPATVSALGLTFADTMQALLNTTVTPLAPETQWVPGKTIYTARPSVAPPPLPAGTPPHFDTHNNRLLWQAASQLQTRIEHARTQYGGQRIGVIIGTTTTGVDDNYPAFQAFARDGHWDRDLYQHERQLLSAPADFLAHHFGLSGPVYSISTACTSGARAIITAHRLLASDLCDAVVCGGVDSLAHLTINGFDSLQALSAGIANPFSVNRDGINIGEAAALFVMTRQEGDGLPLLGYGNSADAWHMSSPDPKATGAILAIRQALENAGCKAEDIGWVNLHGTATELNDSMESLAMASCFAQGVPCTSTKPLTGHTLGAAGALEAALLWGVIDGRHNPEGRLPAQHWDGQADPALPSIALTDSQSTWQKQPRIGMSLSFAFGGNNAVLILGQA; from the coding sequence ATGAGAAGTTATCTAAGCCCGCCCGCCACGGTCAGCGCATTGGGGCTGACCTTTGCAGACACCATGCAGGCACTGTTGAATACCACCGTTACGCCACTGGCGCCGGAAACCCAATGGGTGCCGGGCAAGACGATCTATACCGCCCGCCCGTCAGTCGCGCCCCCACCACTGCCAGCAGGCACGCCGCCGCATTTTGACACCCATAACAACCGCCTGCTGTGGCAGGCAGCCAGTCAATTGCAGACACGCATCGAACACGCCCGTACGCAGTATGGCGGGCAGCGAATCGGGGTCATTATCGGCACCACCACCACCGGCGTAGACGATAACTACCCGGCCTTTCAGGCCTTCGCCCGCGACGGGCATTGGGACCGTGACCTTTACCAGCACGAGCGCCAGCTGCTGTCGGCCCCTGCCGACTTTCTGGCACATCATTTCGGGCTGAGCGGCCCGGTGTACAGCATCTCGACTGCCTGCACGTCGGGCGCCCGCGCCATTATCACGGCGCATCGCCTGCTGGCCAGCGATCTGTGCGACGCCGTGGTCTGCGGCGGGGTCGATTCACTGGCCCACCTCACGATCAATGGCTTTGACTCTTTGCAGGCACTGTCAGCAGGAATTGCCAATCCCTTTTCGGTCAACCGCGACGGCATCAATATTGGCGAGGCCGCCGCGCTTTTTGTGATGACCCGGCAAGAGGGCGATGGCCTGCCGCTGCTGGGCTACGGCAACAGCGCCGACGCCTGGCACATGTCGTCACCCGACCCCAAGGCCACAGGCGCCATTCTTGCCATCCGCCAGGCGCTGGAAAACGCCGGGTGCAAGGCGGAAGATATCGGCTGGGTCAATCTGCATGGCACGGCCACTGAACTGAACGACAGCATGGAAAGTCTGGCCATGGCAAGCTGCTTTGCACAGGGCGTTCCCTGCACCAGCACCAAACCACTCACCGGCCACACCCTGGGGGCGGCCGGGGCGCTGGAAGCGGCGCTGCTGTGGGGCGTCATCGACGGCCGCCACAATCCCGAGGGAAGACTGCCGGCGCAACACTGGGACGGGCAGGCAGATCCGGCCCTGCCCAGCATCGCGCTTACAGACAGCCAATCCACATGGCAAAAGCAGCCGCGCATCGGCATGAGCCTGTCCTTTGCCTTTGGTGGCAATAATGCCGTTCTGATACTGGGGCAAGCCTGA
- a CDS encoding DUF3261 domain-containing protein, producing the protein MKRNWIPDRGLAGAWLGMLLVLLAGCAATSVLPRQYSQPAQVQSYKLSLVTAPGQTEDSLLIVQPEAGGASRWIQTNALGAPLARLSLRDDQWTTDGFAPPNARARQLFEAIIAARMPQTQWHQAYPGININKTDGSDGPVYAFSRQGHLLWSLVLPPVPPVPGAQGTRTAGSSAPAPVTGITLPDHSQWNLTPLSAIP; encoded by the coding sequence GTGAAGCGCAACTGGATACCTGATCGCGGCCTTGCCGGTGCCTGGCTGGGCATGTTGCTGGTGTTGCTGGCCGGTTGTGCCGCCACATCGGTCCTGCCACGCCAATACAGCCAGCCCGCACAGGTTCAATCCTACAAACTCAGTCTGGTCACAGCCCCGGGCCAGACCGAAGATAGCCTGCTGATTGTGCAGCCTGAAGCCGGGGGCGCCAGCCGCTGGATCCAGACCAATGCCCTGGGCGCGCCGCTGGCCCGCCTGTCACTGCGCGATGACCAGTGGACCACCGATGGCTTTGCACCGCCCAATGCCCGCGCACGCCAGCTGTTCGAAGCGATCATCGCCGCCCGCATGCCCCAGACACAATGGCACCAGGCCTATCCCGGCATCAACATCAACAAGACCGATGGCAGCGACGGCCCCGTCTACGCCTTCAGTCGTCAGGGACACCTGCTATGGTCGCTGGTATTGCCACCTGTGCCACCCGTGCCCGGCGCGCAGGGAACGCGTACAGCCGGCAGTTCCGCGCCGGCCCCGGTAACCGGCATTACGCTGCCCGACCATAGCCAATGGAATCTGACCCCGCTATCTGCCATACCATGA
- a CDS encoding ApeP family dehydratase yields MQTPIRHLAPLLPHAGKMILLDEITTYSDSHLQALTRIGPDHLFLDESGQLPMWCAIEIMAQGVAALAGCHACDAGQPPKLGFLLGSRQIDILRPSVAQGSLLCVEVEASTRDEASGFGVFDCRLSLLENDDAAGADFAAGGAAQVAHSVTTHIAAEPGAAHAQTVATARLSVFSPPDIERYLQEQTA; encoded by the coding sequence ATGCAGACCCCCATCCGCCATCTTGCACCCTTGCTGCCCCACGCCGGCAAAATGATTTTGCTTGACGAGATCACCACATACTCCGACTCACACCTGCAGGCCCTGACCCGCATCGGGCCGGATCACCTTTTTCTGGACGAGAGCGGCCAGTTGCCCATGTGGTGTGCGATTGAAATCATGGCACAGGGCGTGGCCGCACTGGCCGGCTGTCATGCCTGCGATGCAGGCCAGCCGCCAAAACTGGGTTTTCTGCTGGGCAGCCGACAGATTGACATTCTGCGTCCCAGCGTGGCGCAGGGCAGCCTGCTCTGCGTAGAGGTTGAAGCGTCTACACGGGACGAGGCCAGCGGCTTCGGCGTCTTCGACTGCCGCCTATCCCTGCTGGAGAACGATGATGCCGCCGGCGCCGACTTCGCTGCCGGGGGTGCAGCTCAGGTCGCGCACAGCGTCACAACCCACATCGCAGCCGAACCAGGCGCGGCGCACGCACAAACCGTAGCCACCGCCAGATTGAGCGTATTCAGCCCTCCCGATATTGAACGCTACTTACAGGAACAAACAGCATGA
- a CDS encoding MMPL family transporter: MCASINPCLLTPNMRWNPERGWAALYVLGLLGLLLYSAWQLAYRQPVHTDLLMLLPPDGAQSTVQTRAQDNIRQTLNRQIIVLTSATDPARALAAAQKQAQQWSASRLFDRVDLQVAADLEPLRQQLRRMDQAGLPQQAREALARDPQAWFARRAQHIMSPLGEQTLVAADQDWLGFAARLSGKLQSISAVHYDIASNTMQLEADNRIWYVMRAQLDAADRSGRDEQLLALIDQTRQQAASQDVQVLMAGGAIYSAHGKAEGGQESTWMSLTGSMLTILFLLLMFRSARILLLALPVAAGLLGGFAACVALLGSIHILTLIIGTSLVGLVVDFPLHWLSHATLDARWQPWPAVRRVSRPFIISLAVTVTGYLFLLLTPLPILQQTAVFSSAAVISTFLFTRLLLPALFNHWQPRPTPGLMPLLDRLRRNIRSTGERIRHTPLLALLVLAVTGSGLYLSNWHDDIRNWVNTPQPLLTQAMEVGRLTGIEPTSQYFIVQAIDEESLLRTEQRLTARLDPLIAQGQLRNYTALSQWINPVSEQQALNATLATLAQQPQAWAPLRALGVPDSAVRTELQRRQAQPALTIEQSLQGTLAEPWRALWLGRDEQGRPSSMVTMNGLQDPAVLPALIQNIPGVTLVDQRSHINRLFAQTRLEAILLKLLSYTVGFLILYRVFGTRPALRILLVPLSASVTVMSLSGLVGIPLNLFCIFGLLLVTAIGIDYAVYAYTPTLPAEEKTAGIFMTSITTMITFGLLYFSSTPAVATFGLSVVLGVLCNVIYTFWYMRSFLTPESES; this comes from the coding sequence ATGTGCGCATCAATCAACCCCTGCCTGCTGACGCCCAACATGCGCTGGAACCCTGAACGAGGCTGGGCAGCCCTTTACGTACTGGGGCTGCTCGGTCTGCTGCTGTATTCGGCCTGGCAACTGGCGTATCGGCAACCGGTACATACCGATTTGCTCATGCTGCTCCCTCCTGATGGGGCGCAAAGCACAGTGCAAACCCGAGCGCAGGACAACATTCGGCAGACCCTGAACCGACAGATTATTGTGCTCACCAGCGCCACCGACCCGGCCCGGGCTCTGGCTGCCGCACAAAAACAGGCGCAGCAATGGTCCGCCAGCAGGTTATTCGACCGCGTAGATCTGCAGGTCGCCGCCGATCTGGAGCCATTACGCCAGCAATTGCGTCGCATGGACCAGGCCGGCCTGCCACAACAGGCGCGGGAAGCACTGGCCCGCGACCCGCAGGCCTGGTTTGCCCGGCGCGCCCAGCACATCATGTCACCACTGGGTGAACAGACCTTGGTTGCCGCTGACCAGGACTGGCTCGGGTTTGCTGCCCGGCTGTCAGGCAAGCTTCAGTCCATCTCTGCCGTGCACTACGATATCGCCAGCAACACCATGCAACTGGAGGCGGACAATCGCATCTGGTATGTCATGCGCGCGCAACTGGACGCCGCGGACCGTAGCGGTCGCGACGAACAGTTGCTGGCGCTGATCGACCAGACCCGGCAACAGGCAGCAAGCCAGGATGTTCAGGTGCTGATGGCCGGCGGCGCCATTTACAGCGCACACGGCAAAGCCGAAGGTGGCCAGGAAAGCACCTGGATGAGTCTCACCGGCAGTATGCTGACCATCCTGTTTCTGCTGCTCATGTTCCGCTCCGCCCGCATTCTTCTGCTGGCACTGCCGGTCGCGGCCGGCCTGCTGGGCGGTTTTGCCGCCTGCGTTGCCCTGCTGGGTTCCATTCATATTCTCACACTGATTATCGGCACCAGCCTGGTCGGGCTGGTCGTTGACTTTCCGCTGCACTGGCTCAGTCACGCCACCCTGGATGCCCGCTGGCAGCCATGGCCAGCCGTCAGGCGCGTATCCCGTCCGTTTATCATCAGCCTGGCGGTGACTGTTACCGGCTACCTGTTCCTGCTGCTCACACCCCTGCCGATCCTGCAGCAGACTGCGGTATTTTCCTCAGCTGCGGTCATCAGTACGTTCCTGTTTACGCGCCTGCTGCTGCCGGCCCTGTTCAACCACTGGCAACCGCGCCCCACGCCGGGGCTGATGCCGCTACTGGACCGCCTGCGCCGCAACATACGCAGCACCGGCGAGCGCATCCGCCATACTCCCCTGCTGGCACTCCTGGTGCTGGCCGTCACCGGCAGCGGACTGTATCTGAGCAACTGGCACGACGACATCCGTAACTGGGTCAACACCCCCCAGCCGCTACTGACTCAGGCGATGGAAGTGGGCCGCCTGACCGGCATTGAACCTACCAGCCAATATTTCATTGTGCAGGCGATCGATGAGGAAAGCCTGCTGCGAACCGAACAGCGCCTGACAGCCAGACTGGATCCCCTGATCGCCCAGGGGCAATTGCGCAACTACACCGCCCTGAGCCAGTGGATCAACCCGGTGAGCGAACAACAGGCACTTAACGCCACGCTGGCCACACTGGCACAGCAACCCCAGGCGTGGGCGCCACTACGCGCACTGGGCGTACCGGACAGCGCCGTGCGCACCGAACTCCAGCGCCGTCAGGCGCAGCCGGCGCTGACCATAGAACAATCGCTGCAAGGCACCCTGGCTGAACCCTGGCGCGCCCTTTGGCTGGGACGCGACGAACAGGGCCGGCCCAGTAGCATGGTGACCATGAATGGCTTACAGGACCCGGCCGTACTGCCCGCGCTTATCCAGAATATCCCGGGTGTAACACTGGTCGACCAGCGCAGTCATATCAATCGCCTCTTTGCCCAAACCCGCCTGGAAGCCATCCTCCTGAAACTTCTGTCGTATACAGTGGGATTTCTTATCCTGTATCGCGTCTTCGGCACCCGGCCTGCCTTGCGAATTTTACTGGTGCCGCTATCGGCCTCGGTGACGGTCATGAGCCTGTCGGGCCTCGTCGGCATCCCCCTGAACCTGTTTTGCATTTTCGGCCTGCTGCTGGTGACGGCCATCGGCATTGATTACGCCGTCTACGCCTATACGCCCACGCTGCCTGCCGAAGAAAAGACGGCCGGGATCTTCATGACCTCGATCACCACCATGATCACCTTTGGCCTGCTGTACTTCAGCTCCACACCCGCCGTGGCTACGTTTGGCCTGAGCGTGGTGCTGGGCGTGCTTTGCAACGTAATATATACTTTCTGGTACATGCGATCCTTTCTGACACCCGAATCTGAATCCTGA
- the fabG gene encoding 3-oxoacyl-ACP reductase FabG — MTASRIFVTGSSRGIGKAIALDLAQAGFDITLHCRQRRDEAEQVAQQIQALGRAADILQFDVSDRQACRQTLETYLDSHDAFYGVVLNAGLTRDNAFPAFSDEDWDQVLDTNLGGFYNVLHPLIMPMIRRRKPGRIVCMASVSGLIGNRGQVNYSASKAGLIGAAKALAVELAKRRITVNCVAPGLIDTEMLDQQVPVEEILKMIPAQRAGHAEEVAAAVTFLMSEKAGYITRQVLSVNGGLC; from the coding sequence ATGACCGCTTCCCGTATTTTTGTCACCGGCTCCAGCCGGGGCATAGGCAAAGCCATTGCCCTTGATCTGGCGCAGGCCGGCTTCGATATCACTTTGCACTGTCGCCAGCGGCGGGACGAAGCCGAACAGGTTGCCCAACAGATTCAGGCCCTGGGCCGGGCAGCCGACATTCTGCAGTTCGACGTGTCCGACCGTCAGGCCTGCAGACAGACGCTGGAAACCTATCTGGACAGCCACGACGCCTTCTATGGTGTGGTCCTGAATGCCGGGCTGACGCGTGATAACGCCTTCCCAGCCTTCTCCGATGAAGATTGGGACCAGGTACTGGACACCAACCTGGGCGGGTTTTATAACGTACTGCACCCGCTGATCATGCCGATGATTCGTCGGCGCAAGCCCGGGCGTATCGTCTGCATGGCCTCGGTATCCGGGCTGATCGGCAACCGCGGACAAGTCAACTACAGCGCCTCCAAAGCCGGCCTGATCGGCGCCGCCAAGGCGCTGGCCGTGGAACTGGCTAAACGGCGCATTACCGTCAATTGCGTGGCGCCCGGCCTGATCGATACAGAAATGCTTGACCAGCAGGTGCCGGTAGAGGAAATTCTGAAAATGATTCCCGCCCAGCGCGCCGGTCATGCCGAAGAAGTCGCTGCCGCTGTCACCTTCCTGATGTCGGAGAAAGCCGGCTACATCACCCGCCAGGTGCTCTCGGTCAACGGAGGGCTGTGCTGA
- a CDS encoding NAD(P)/FAD-dependent oxidoreductase yields the protein MNTSQLPSSTDIAIIGAGPSGSVAAALLRQRGWQVCVLERQHFPRFSIGESLLPYCMEILKEAGLLQAVNEGDFQVKNGAAFTWGDRESVIDFRDKFTAGPGTTYQVERARFDHILIQEAERKGAQVWFGHTVNAITTAAEHATLSVSTDQDESYTLRARFVLDASGYGRVLPRLLDLEQPSDFPVREAWFTHIQDNISDPDFDREKIIIATHPQDRAIWMWLIPFSHGRCSIGVVGEPSHLAMNEREPLPFLQDMVNAIPRLRHLLANAQWDTPVRPLRGYSANVTSLYGERYALLGNAAEFLDPVFSSGVTIAMHSAKLATALVDKTLRGQAADWQKDFADALRVGIDTFRTYVAGWYNCSFQDVIYSKHINQDIRRMIAAILAGYAWDTSNPYVEKSERRLKALAEICGEAQLDT from the coding sequence ATGAACACTTCCCAGTTACCCTCCAGTACAGACATCGCCATTATCGGCGCCGGGCCGTCCGGTTCCGTTGCCGCTGCCCTGCTGCGTCAGCGCGGCTGGCAGGTGTGTGTGCTTGAACGTCAGCATTTCCCACGGTTTTCCATCGGTGAAAGCCTGCTGCCTTACTGTATGGAAATCCTCAAGGAGGCCGGTCTGCTGCAGGCCGTCAATGAGGGCGACTTCCAGGTCAAAAATGGCGCGGCCTTCACCTGGGGCGATCGGGAAAGTGTGATTGATTTTCGTGACAAATTCACCGCCGGACCGGGCACCACCTATCAGGTAGAACGCGCCCGCTTCGACCACATTCTGATCCAGGAGGCGGAACGCAAGGGCGCACAGGTCTGGTTCGGCCATACTGTAAACGCAATCACCACCGCAGCGGAGCACGCCACACTCTCGGTCTCGACCGACCAGGACGAATCCTATACGCTGCGGGCCCGTTTCGTGCTGGACGCCAGCGGCTACGGACGCGTGCTGCCCCGCCTGCTGGATCTGGAACAGCCATCAGACTTCCCGGTGCGTGAGGCCTGGTTCACCCATATCCAGGACAATATCAGCGATCCCGATTTCGACCGCGAGAAAATCATTATTGCCACCCATCCGCAGGACCGCGCCATCTGGATGTGGCTGATTCCCTTCAGCCATGGCCGCTGTTCCATCGGCGTGGTGGGCGAACCCAGTCACCTGGCGATGAACGAGCGCGAACCCCTGCCGTTTCTGCAGGATATGGTCAATGCAATCCCCCGGCTGCGTCATCTGCTGGCCAATGCACAATGGGATACCCCGGTGCGGCCGCTGCGCGGCTACTCGGCCAACGTCACCAGCCTGTATGGTGAGCGCTATGCCCTGCTGGGCAACGCCGCCGAGTTTCTCGACCCGGTGTTCTCCTCGGGCGTCACCATTGCCATGCACTCGGCCAAACTGGCCACTGCGCTGGTGGACAAAACCCTGCGCGGACAGGCAGCAGACTGGCAAAAAGACTTTGCCGACGCCCTGCGTGTCGGCATCGACACCTTCAGAACCTACGTTGCCGGTTGGTATAACTGCAGCTTTCAGGATGTTATATACTCCAAACACATCAACCAGGATATCCGGCGCATGATTGCCGCCATCCTGGCCGGGTATGCATGGGATACCAGCAACCCCTATGTTGAAAAATCAGAACGGCGCCTGAAGGCGCTGGCGGAGATATGTGGTGAAGCGCAACTGGATACCTGA